DNA sequence from the Marispirochaeta aestuarii genome:
TGCACATCGATCTGCTTCAACTCTTTAAACCGAGCACCTCCCCCATCTTCAATCCAAAAATCTGCCTTAGCCGTTCCCAGATTGACAGGAAAACCCGGACCCTGCGAAAAAGCATCGGGTAATTGGACATTGTTTGGATTAGTCATCTGTTGCCCTTACAATTCTCAAGAGAATGCTTCATAAGCCAGCCGTCCTGGCTGGTATCGATTGTTTTCAGAACACTATTTTCCCTTCTCCGGAGAGTATATTTGTGCAACCATCGGTTGCATTCGCAGTCATTAACAATCATCTGCCAAAAATTACTCTGACTCTTCCCTCCCATATTCATCATCTTAACTTGTTTCCTCTTCGTCCCAGACAAAGTTTCTTGTAAGATCCTTAAAATAGCTCCATTTACCTGTCAGGAAACGAAATCGTCCGGCTACAATGCCGGGACTGACACCAAGCTTGCGAGCCAACTGTATTACTTCATCCTTGGTTGTGATCAAGGCTATCTGAGTATGATATTTTGATGGAATAAGAGTCTCGGAGGCGAACCTGTCAGCCTTCTGCTCTTCAGGGTCTGTACTGTTATTTTCAGCTATATAAAGCCGCTGTTTCTTCCCATGGAGTATATGATCTGCCTCGTGGAAAAATGAGAACCAGAAGATATCTTCACCTTTGCCTCTGAGATTCAAGATGATCATCGCCTTTTGTGGTGAAAGCCATTTAGATGCTCCGTTCCAGGGTACTTTTTTTATCTCCTTCACTAATGCCAGAGCTACACCCGCTTCCGCGCAGTACCGACGCATTGTATCCACGAACTCATCCGGCTTCTTAATGGTTAAACCGCGAATAGCTTTTATCGCCTTCTCGAACCTGTACTTATCGAAGGGTGCACATTCAATCTGCTGGGCCTGCAGCTCGCCTAATCTTATCCATACGGATGCCGGTCCGGGACGTGTCTCGAAACAGGTCGACCGTCGGGCAGCGACCTTCGGCGACTCCCACACATCGTGCCAGGCAGATACGCTGGATACCCCGTAAAACTTCAGGGTTTCTTGAAGAAGTTTTATCTTGTCTTTCTCATCCGAAATCACGCTTCGCTCTATCAGTTCTCTGGTAGGGATATCCTTCAACCAGTCAATACCTCTTTCGAATTCCCTGGATTGCTCAATTTTGCTGAGCTGCTCTCGGTATTGCATTTCAAGGTTGTTCCACATCCGAGCCGGAACACCGGTGACAAGTTCCAGTTTATTCGCAGTTTCAAAGGTTATAGGCTGTTCACCCTTCAGAATTCGAACAATCGTCTGTTCGGTAAGTCCCGTTCGGGTAGCCAAGTCTTTCTGGGTCATACTGAGATTCTCTATAACTTCAGCTATAGTCTCACCAGGAGGAACGGCATAATTGGGTATGAACTCATAAGCTTTCTTTGCTTTTATAGGGGCGGCCATAATCAGTTCCTCCGTTGTGTTTTCCTGTCATGGGTGTCTTCAATGGCAATGATTTCGATTTCCGTGACAGCTTTCAGATCAATACCTCCATCATCTTTGCAAGGTATCGGTTCATCAGCTGGAATAAACAGCAGTCGCTGAGGATATTCAAGGTCGACCGAGAAAACACCCCTCCGGTTGGTCAATTCATGACAGCGGGTAGGCGGAAGATGGGAAAGATCCTCAAGCACGTTTGCGGCTTTCAATTCCATCAGACGCTGCTGCAACTTTTTTTTCATCTTAAGTCCTAAGGACTTGTTCATTTCTCGTTCT
Encoded proteins:
- a CDS encoding helix-turn-helix domain-containing protein, translating into MAAPIKAKKAYEFIPNYAVPPGETIAEVIENLSMTQKDLATRTGLTEQTIVRILKGEQPITFETANKLELVTGVPARMWNNLEMQYREQLSKIEQSREFERGIDWLKDIPTRELIERSVISDEKDKIKLLQETLKFYGVSSVSAWHDVWESPKVAARRSTCFETRPGPASVWIRLGELQAQQIECAPFDKYRFEKAIKAIRGLTIKKPDEFVDTMRRYCAEAGVALALVKEIKKVPWNGASKWLSPQKAMIILNLRGKGEDIFWFSFFHEADHILHGKKQRLYIAENNSTDPEEQKADRFASETLIPSKYHTQIALITTKDEVIQLARKLGVSPGIVAGRFRFLTGKWSYFKDLTRNFVWDEEETS
- a CDS encoding type II toxin-antitoxin system RelE/ParE family toxin: MLIYFKTKKLQKLCSEEREMNKSLGLKMKKKLQQRLMELKAANVLEDLSHLPPTRCHELTNRRGVFSVDLEYPQRLLFIPADEPIPCKDDGGIDLKAVTEIEIIAIEDTHDRKTQRRN